A genomic region of Manihot esculenta cultivar AM560-2 chromosome 15, M.esculenta_v8, whole genome shotgun sequence contains the following coding sequences:
- the LOC110601710 gene encoding pyruvate kinase isozyme A, chloroplastic has product MSLSLNFFTPATRSPNLTFPKSPLTALNCLFPITFSPKSISIKSSASTDPNSAPSSQVLVSSNGTGSSLLAPEYNYSAAADVSSIEVDAVTEAELKENGFRSTRRTKLVCTIGPATCGFEQLEALAVGGMNVARINMCHGTREWHKSVIERVRRLNEEKGFAVAIMMDTEGSEIHMGDLGGASSAKAEDGEIWTFSVRAVDSPRPERTINLSYDGFAEDVQVGDELLVDGGMVRFEVIEKIGPDVKCQCTDPGLLLPRANLTFWREGSLVRERNAMLPTISSKDWLDIDFGIAEGVDFIAISFVKSAEVINHLKSYIAARTRDTDIAVIAKIESIDSLTNLEEIIQASDGAMVARGDLGAQIPLEQVPSAQQRIVQLCRQLNKPVIVASQLLESMIEYPTPTRAEVADVSEAVRQRADALMLSGESAMGQYPEKALAVLRSVSVRIEKWWREAKRHEAMQLPDVGSALSDCISEEICNSAAKMANNLEVDALFVYTKNGHMASLLSRCRPDCPIFAFTTTASVRRRLNLQWGLIPFRLSFSDDMESNLNKTFSLLKARGMIKSGDLVIAVSDMLQSIQVMNVP; this is encoded by the exons ATGTCACTGTCGCTCAATTTTTTCACTCCAGCAACTCGCTCCCCAAATCTTACCTTCCCTAAATCCCCTCTCACAGCTCTCAATTGCCTGTTCCCGATCACTTTCTCGCCCAAATCTATCTCCATCAAGTCCTCAGCTTCAACAGATCCCAACTCTGCGCCGTCATCTCAGGTCTTGGTTTCCAGTAATGGTACAGGAAGCAGCTTGTTGGCGCCGGAGTATAATTACTCGGCAGCAGCAGATGTGAGTTCGATCGAGGTAGATGCGGTGACGGaggcagaattgaaggagaatGGATTTAGGAGCACGAGGAGGACGAAGCTTGTTTGCACGATCGGTCCGGCCACTTGCGGCTTCGAGCAGCTGGAAGCTCTGGCGGTTGGAGGCATGAACGTCGCGAGGATTAATATGTGTCATGGCACCCGCGAGTGGCATAAGAGCGTCATTGAGCGAGTTAGGAGGCTGAATGAGGAGAAAGGTTTTGCTGTTGCTATTATGATGGATACTGAAGGGAGTGAGATTCACATGGGTGATCTTGGTGGAGCTTCTTCTGCCAAAGCTGAG GATGGGGAAATCTGGACTTTTAGTGTCAGAGCCGTTGATTCACCTCGTCCAGAACGCACCATCAACTTAAGTTATGATGGTTTTGCTGAGG ATGTGCAAGTTGGGGATGAACTCCTTGTGGATGGTGGGATGGTGAGGTTTGAGGTGATTGAGAAAATTGGTCCAGATGTCAAGTGCCAATGTACTGATCCTGGACTGTTACTACCACGGGCTAATTTGACTTTCTGGAGGGAGGGGAGTCTAGTGCGAGAACGTAATGCCATGCTTCCCACAATTTCCTCTAAG GATTGGTTAGACATTGATTTTGGTATCGCGGAGGGTGTTGATTTTATTGCAATATCATTTGTCAAGTCTGCTGAAGTGATTAATCATCTCAAAAGCTACATTGCTGCTCGGACTCGTGATAC TGACATAGCTGTTATTGCAAAGATAGAGAGTATAGACTCATTGACGAACTTAGAGGAGATCATTCAAGCATCAGATGGAGCTATGGTAGCAAGAGGCGATTTGGGTGCACAGATACCATTGGAACAGGTACCATCAGCTCAGCAAAGGATTGTTCAGCTATGCAGGCAGCTAAATAAGCCAGTCATTGTTGCCTCTCAATTACTTGAATCTATGATTGAATACCCTACACCAACCCGAGCAGAAGTAGCTGATGTTTCTGAAGCAGTTAGGCAGCGGGCTGATGCTTTGATGCTCTCTGGTGAGTCAGCCATGGGCCAGTACCCAGAGAAGGCATTGGCTGTTCTTAGAAGTGTCAGTGTTAGAATTGAGAAGTGGTGGAGAGAAGCAAAACGCCATGAAGCTATGCAACTTCCAGATGTAGGATCCGCACTTTCTGACTGTATTTCTGAAGAGATTTGCAACTCTGCTGCCAAGATGG CTAACAACTTGGAGGTGGATGCTCTTTTTGTCTATACAAAGAATGGTCACATGGCATCTCTTTTGTCTCGTTGCCGACCTGATTGTCCAATCTTTGCTTTCACAACCACAGCATCGGTAAGGAGGCGCCTGAACCTACAGTGGGGCCTGATACCTTTCCGCCTGAGCTTTTCAGATGATATGGAAAGCAACCTTAATAAAACCTTCTCCTTGCTTAAGGCTAGAGGAATGATCAAATCAGGTGACCTTGTTATAGCTGTTTCAGACATGCTGCAGTCGATTCAAGTAATGAATGTTCcttag
- the LOC110602150 gene encoding uncharacterized protein LOC110602150 produces the protein MPFPMKIQPIDIDCRPTVPARAEPVKPVLKSRLKRLFDRQFPSVLRISSVEKPNIGEAQCVTKDGGGAEPEFEPSSVCLAKMVQSYIEESNEKPFRGRHRCNCFNGNVNDSSDDEFDIFGGGGFGESISNGSSGDASDILKSLIPCVSVHERNLLADTAMIVEKNKNHKRKEDLRNIVADGLSDLGYDSSICKSKWDKSPSHPAGEYEYVDVNIGGERLLIDIDFRSEFEIARSTGAYKAILQSLPYIFVGKWDRLGQILSIVSEAANQSLKKKGMHFPPWRRAEYMRAKWLSPFTRQNDAISNTKPKSGKDECLVATESIDDCGELELIFGEKTAPRDTVSSSPSIISGDEKEKVGLGTWQPPAVKPKSVDRGAKMVTGLASLLKEKP, from the exons ATGCCTTTTCCTATGAAGATCCAACCCATAGATATTGACTGTCGGCCTACGGTTCCAGCTCGGGCCGAGCCGGTGAAGCCGGTACTGAAATCGCGTCTAAAGAGACTGTTTGACCGGCAGTTCCCCAGTGTGTTGAGAATTTCGTCGGTGGAAAAGCCGAACATTGGTGAAGCACAGTGTGTGACCAAGGACGGAGGAGGTGCAGAGCCGGAATTTGAGCCGAGCTCAGTATGTTTGGCAAAAATGGTGCAAAGTTACATCGAAGAGAGCAACGAGAAACCTTTTCGGGGCCGTCACCGATGTAATTGCTTTAATGGAAACGTTAACGACAGCTCCGATGATGAATTTGATATATTTGGTGGTGGTGGTTTTGGCGAATCGATCAGCAATGGATCATCTGGCGATGCCTCCGATATTCTTAAG AGTTTGATTCCCTGTGTCAGTGTTCACGAGAGAAACCTCTTAGCTGATACTGCGATGATCGTCGAGAAGAATAAGAATCACAAGCGAAAGGAGGATTTGAGAAATATCGTAGCCGATGGATTATCTGATCTCGGCTACGATTCCTCCATTTGCAAATCTAAATGGGATAAATCCCCCTCTCACCCTGCAG GTGAATATGAGTATGTGGATGTGAATATAGGAGGAGAAAGACTTTTGATCGATATTGACTTCAGATCGGAATTCGAAATAGCTCGATCGACTGGTGCCTACAAAGCAATCCTGCAATCGCTACCTTACATCTTCGTCGGGAAATGGGATCGGCTAGGTCAGATTTTATCAATCGTATCGGAGGCAGCGAACCAAAGTTTGAAGAAGAAAGGCATGCACTTTCCTCCTTGGAGAAGAGCGGAGTACATGCGTGCTAAATGGCTCTCTCCTTTCACCAGGCAGAACGACGCCATTTCAAACACCAAACCCAAAAGTGGGAAAGACGAGTGTTTGGTTGCAACGGAAAGCATTGATGATTGCGGAGAACTTGAGCTGATTTTTGGTGAGAAAACGGCGCCTCGGGACACCGTTTCATCATCGCCGTCGATTATATCCGGCGATGAGAAAGAAAAAGTAGGATTGGGGACGTGGCAGCCGCCGGCAGTCAAACCGAAGAGTGTAGATAGAGGAGCGAAGATGGTGACTGGATTAGCATCTCTGCTCAAAGAGAAACCAtaa